A genomic segment from Orrella daihaiensis encodes:
- a CDS encoding PAS domain-containing sensor histidine kinase, whose amino-acid sequence MRQPPKSVISTPFHEHAHLKRRRWYWLAPMLVLALYTLVMGAFFWLQQIREDSIMFITIDQEMRQQRLTWVVIGLSVVIVVALLALWRYTRHRTETEAALMAETEFRRAMENSMSTGMRVLDLEGRIAYVNPAFCRMIGWNEADLIGRMPPFPYWVPGKYDSHRQTLDAVLSGKTPSSGIELEAQRRDGSRFTARMYVSALLAPNGTQIGWMTSMTDITEPRRIREALTAAHERFMTVLESLDDAISVTADTADGMDLLFANRTYRSLFGAQTHGHQELLAGRRGRYSDESAEVYSTQVERWFEVQHRMLAWTDGRRVRMQVARDITERREHEEASRVQQEKIQITSRLTTMGEMASSLAHELNQPLTAISNYSMGAAAMVKAGQTEPEKLLPALEKAAAQAQRAGKIISRIREFVKRSEPRRQPVDIKTIVDNAVSLAEIDARKRAIDIEINLPTDMPKVLADPILIEQVLLNLIKNGLEAMDKSAEAILTIEVSRHHNTMQVAVIDAGHGVSDPDRLFEPFFSTKSEGLGMGLNICRTIIESHHGQLWAVNNQTPTNPHKSGTTFRFTLPCAPIEMLENSTSPEQTPDNKIKEEFPA is encoded by the coding sequence ATGCGACAACCACCCAAATCGGTTATCTCAACGCCGTTTCATGAACATGCGCATCTAAAGCGCAGGCGCTGGTATTGGCTGGCGCCCATGCTCGTGCTGGCCTTGTATACCTTGGTGATGGGGGCTTTTTTCTGGTTACAGCAGATTCGTGAAGACAGCATCATGTTCATCACGATTGACCAGGAGATGCGCCAGCAGCGACTGACCTGGGTGGTGATCGGATTATCGGTGGTGATCGTGGTGGCGTTGCTCGCACTCTGGCGCTACACCCGCCATCGCACCGAGACTGAAGCGGCCTTGATGGCAGAAACCGAGTTTCGCCGCGCCATGGAAAACTCGATGTCCACCGGCATGCGTGTACTCGATCTTGAGGGTCGGATTGCCTATGTCAACCCGGCGTTTTGTCGGATGATTGGCTGGAATGAGGCTGACTTGATTGGGCGCATGCCGCCCTTTCCTTATTGGGTGCCTGGCAAGTACGACTCGCATCGACAGACGCTCGATGCCGTGCTGTCCGGTAAAACGCCTTCTAGCGGCATCGAACTAGAGGCGCAGCGACGCGATGGCTCGCGTTTCACGGCGCGCATGTACGTGTCAGCGCTGCTGGCGCCAAACGGCACCCAGATTGGCTGGATGACCTCGATGACTGACATCACCGAGCCACGTCGCATTCGAGAGGCACTGACGGCGGCACACGAACGGTTTATGACCGTGCTCGAAAGTCTGGATGATGCTATTTCAGTGACTGCCGACACAGCAGACGGCATGGATTTGCTGTTTGCCAACCGCACCTACCGCAGTCTGTTTGGTGCACAAACCCATGGCCACCAGGAACTACTCGCGGGTCGGCGCGGGCGCTACAGCGACGAATCGGCCGAAGTCTACTCCACGCAGGTCGAACGTTGGTTCGAGGTACAGCACCGGATGCTGGCCTGGACCGATGGGCGTCGGGTGCGCATGCAAGTCGCACGCGACATCACGGAACGCCGCGAGCATGAGGAAGCCTCCCGAGTCCAACAGGAAAAAATTCAGATCACCAGTCGTTTGACCACCATGGGTGAGATGGCTTCGTCGCTCGCGCACGAACTGAATCAGCCACTGACCGCCATCAGTAACTACAGCATGGGTGCGGCCGCCATGGTCAAGGCGGGCCAGACCGAGCCCGAAAAGTTACTGCCCGCCCTGGAAAAAGCCGCTGCCCAGGCACAGCGCGCCGGCAAGATCATCAGTCGGATCAGGGAATTCGTTAAACGCAGCGAACCGCGGCGCCAGCCAGTCGATATCAAGACCATCGTGGATAACGCCGTGAGTTTGGCTGAAATCGACGCGCGCAAACGCGCCATCGACATCGAGATCAACCTGCCCACGGATATGCCTAAAGTATTGGCAGACCCGATTCTGATTGAGCAGGTGCTCCTAAACCTCATCAAAAACGGCCTGGAGGCAATGGACAAAAGCGCCGAAGCCATCCTAACCATCGAAGTCAGCCGCCACCACAACACCATGCAAGTGGCGGTGATTGACGCAGGCCACGGTGTATCTGACCCCGATCGCTTGTTCGAGCCCTTCTTTAGCACCAAGTCGGAAGGACTTGGGATGGGCTTGAACATATGCCGCACTATCATTGAGTCGCACCACGGTCAGCTATGGGCCGTCAATAACCAGACACCGACCAACCCGCACAAATCCGGCACAACTTTCCGGTTCACGTTACCATGTGCCCCAATCGAGATGCTTGAGAACAGCACCTCACCCGAGCAAACCCCTGACAACAAAATCAAAGAGGAGTTTCCTGCATGA
- a CDS encoding AAA family ATPase: MDLSVGVSAPDNYHFLDNPCSSNRVAKVAGIYGANASGKTNLLRVLSALADFVSESFSYKLEDATPFRPHFFNTDAPVGIHVEFVLSDAEGAEPNCYRYDLEIAEQVVRYERLRIKSSKLFSRVFERQWVDGQYQIQGLGEKLSANLRKNVSWLAWLAQHNLPQAVSIVQYFKQVRSNLTPRGPRMPGLYNTLDAIDIFRKNPGLSQSMLAQLNRWDIDIQDVVYERIDAASADPEDGTGPWMAYCVHQLANQEARLSILNESSGTVGLFSLLSIVLPVLRDGGVAIIDEIEADLHPHMLRAVIDLFVQPVSNPYGSQLLFTSHADWLMNLLHKTQIYLVDKLDTSSEVVRLSDIRGVAARDNFSARYRAGAYGAVPDIQ, encoded by the coding sequence TATGGCGCTAATGCATCGGGCAAGACGAATCTATTGAGGGTGTTGTCGGCACTGGCGGATTTCGTGAGTGAATCGTTTAGTTACAAGCTCGAGGACGCCACCCCATTTCGTCCCCACTTCTTTAACACCGATGCACCCGTAGGCATTCATGTCGAGTTTGTGCTTTCGGATGCAGAGGGCGCCGAGCCTAACTGTTACCGATATGACCTTGAAATAGCTGAGCAAGTTGTGCGGTACGAACGGCTACGCATCAAAAGCAGCAAACTTTTTAGTCGGGTTTTTGAGCGTCAGTGGGTCGATGGTCAGTACCAGATTCAAGGTCTTGGGGAGAAACTATCGGCCAACTTGCGTAAAAACGTTTCGTGGCTGGCTTGGCTTGCCCAGCATAACTTGCCGCAGGCAGTCAGCATTGTTCAGTACTTCAAACAAGTCCGAAGCAACTTGACCCCAAGAGGCCCCCGCATGCCAGGGCTATACAACACCTTAGATGCTATCGATATATTCCGCAAAAACCCTGGGCTATCACAGAGCATGCTTGCTCAACTCAATCGCTGGGATATCGATATCCAAGATGTGGTTTATGAGCGCATTGATGCGGCTAGTGCGGATCCTGAGGACGGCACTGGCCCTTGGATGGCCTATTGCGTTCATCAGTTGGCTAATCAAGAGGCGCGTTTGTCGATTTTGAACGAGTCTTCGGGTACCGTTGGCTTGTTTTCTTTGCTATCGATTGTTTTGCCTGTGCTGCGCGATGGTGGTGTGGCCATCATTGACGAGATCGAGGCCGACTTGCATCCGCACATGCTTCGAGCGGTGATTGATCTATTTGTCCAACCCGTATCGAATCCTTATGGATCACAGTTGCTATTTACGAGTCATGCTGACTGGCTCATGAACTTGTTGCATAAGACACAAATTTACTTGGTTGACAAGCTAGATACGAGTAGTGAGGTCGTCCGACTGTCAGACATCCGCGGTGTGGCAGCACGTGATAATTTCAGTGCTCGATATCGTGCTGGTGCCTACGGCGCAGTACCGGATATTCAATAG
- a CDS encoding response regulator transcription factor gives MTMPPTASTVYIVDDDEAVRDSLRWLLEANTYRVKSFASAEAFLAEYREDQPGILIVDVRMPGMSGLQLQEELIARKSHMPVVFITGHGDVPMAVNTMKKGAVDFLEKPFNETDLRDIVTRMFDIANENLQKQQSKRAHDAMLGRLTAREQQVLERIVAGRLNKQIADDLGISIKTVEAHRANIMEKLQVTTVADLMKVALASDS, from the coding sequence ATGACGATGCCGCCAACTGCTAGCACTGTATATATCGTGGATGACGATGAGGCTGTTCGTGACTCACTGCGTTGGTTACTGGAAGCCAACACTTATCGTGTTAAGTCATTCGCCAGTGCTGAGGCGTTTTTGGCGGAATACCGGGAGGACCAGCCGGGGATTTTGATTGTTGACGTGCGCATGCCAGGCATGAGCGGCTTGCAACTGCAAGAGGAACTTATCGCACGCAAGTCACACATGCCGGTTGTGTTCATCACCGGCCATGGCGACGTGCCCATGGCAGTGAACACCATGAAAAAAGGCGCTGTCGACTTTCTGGAAAAACCGTTTAATGAAACCGATCTGCGCGACATCGTGACCCGGATGTTCGACATCGCCAACGAGAACCTGCAAAAGCAGCAATCCAAGCGCGCGCACGATGCCATGCTCGGTCGCTTGACCGCTCGCGAGCAGCAAGTCCTTGAGCGGATTGTGGCGGGTCGATTAAATAAGCAAATCGCCGACGATCTGGGCATCAGCATCAAGACCGTCGAAGCTCATCGCGCCAACATCATGGAAAAGCTGCAAGTCACGACTGTAGCCGACCTCATGAAAGTGGCATTGGCCAGTGATTCGTAA